The following are encoded in a window of Actinomyces oris genomic DNA:
- the nrdI gene encoding class Ib ribonucleoside-diphosphate reductase assembly flavoprotein NrdI has protein sequence MSSGPLLVYFSSTSENTHRFVGKLGFPTARIPLRRTDPPLTVDEEYVLVVPTYGGGSVKGAVPKQVIAFLNNPDNRALCRGVIASGNTNFGQAYCLAGDIIASKLGVPFLYRYELLGTPTDVARVKEGLEDFWQTR, from the coding sequence GTGAGTAGCGGGCCTCTGCTGGTCTACTTCTCCTCCACCTCGGAGAACACGCACCGATTCGTGGGCAAGCTCGGCTTCCCGACGGCGCGCATCCCCCTGAGGCGCACGGACCCGCCGCTGACCGTGGATGAGGAGTACGTCCTAGTCGTGCCCACCTACGGTGGCGGCTCCGTCAAGGGAGCGGTGCCCAAGCAGGTCATCGCCTTCCTCAACAACCCGGACAACCGGGCCCTGTGCCGGGGCGTCATCGCCTCGGGCAACACCAACTTCGGCCAGGCCTACTGCCTGGCGGGTGACATCATCGCCAGCAAGCTGGGGGTGCCGTTCCTGTACCGCTATGAGCTGCTCGGCACCCCCACGGACGTCGCACGCGTCAAAGAAGGATTGGAAGACTTTTGGCAGACACGCTGA
- a CDS encoding polyphosphate polymerase domain-containing protein — MMTTTTTSTTISTATVSTSRAVSSAGPQAPTSGSLNADHLATTSLAELNGAAGLLTRVDRKYLVPLERAQELVGGLTSKARVLDIDGRRRFSYASTYFDTPGLEAFMLTARKRRRRFKVRTRTYLDSGLCFLEVKTRGARGTTVKRRMGYHPDDASRLTGSGRAFVAACLASTGVTGPAAARDVAAALRPMLATTYERTTLHLPEAEARATIDTSLTWRRLTPAARERTAIVAGAPQALRPAHLTAAIDDGEPVAVTGLAVVETKNPATPSPADRALWDAGHRPARISKYATGMALLHPELPANRWYRTLTHELADLFGTDRSSLESIGATSPTVSAA; from the coding sequence ATGATGACCACGACGACAACCTCAACGACGATCTCAACGGCAACCGTGAGCACCTCCCGGGCAGTCTCCTCCGCGGGGCCTCAGGCTCCGACGTCGGGCTCCCTGAACGCCGACCACCTGGCCACAACCAGTCTCGCCGAGCTCAACGGCGCCGCGGGCCTGCTCACCCGAGTGGACCGCAAGTACCTGGTGCCGCTGGAGCGTGCGCAGGAGCTCGTGGGCGGTCTCACCTCCAAGGCCCGGGTCCTGGACATCGACGGGAGGCGCCGCTTCTCCTACGCCTCGACCTACTTCGACACCCCGGGGCTGGAGGCCTTCATGCTCACGGCCCGCAAGCGGCGTCGGCGCTTCAAGGTGCGCACCCGCACCTACCTGGATTCCGGCCTGTGCTTCCTGGAGGTCAAGACCCGCGGCGCGCGCGGCACCACCGTCAAGCGACGCATGGGCTACCACCCCGACGACGCCTCCCGCCTGACCGGCTCGGGCCGCGCCTTCGTGGCCGCCTGCCTGGCGAGCACGGGGGTCACCGGCCCGGCTGCTGCCCGGGATGTCGCCGCCGCGCTGCGGCCGATGCTGGCCACCACCTATGAGCGCACCACCTTGCACCTGCCTGAGGCTGAGGCCCGGGCCACCATCGACACGTCCCTGACCTGGCGGCGCCTGACTCCGGCGGCACGCGAGAGGACTGCCATCGTTGCTGGTGCCCCGCAGGCCCTGCGCCCGGCCCACCTGACCGCGGCCATCGACGACGGCGAGCCGGTGGCGGTGACGGGCCTCGCCGTCGTCGAGACGAAGAATCCGGCCACGCCCTCGCCCGCGGACCGGGCCCTGTGGGATGCCGGGCATCGCCCCGCCCGCATTTCGAAGTACGCCACCGGCATGGCGCTGCTTCACCCCGAGCTCCCCGCCAACCGGTGGTACCGGACCCTGACCCACGAGCTCGCCGACCTGTTCGGCACCGACCGCTCCAGCCTGGAGAGCATCGGCGCCACGAGCCCCACCGTGAGCGCCGCCTGA
- the nrdH gene encoding glutaredoxin-like protein NrdH produces MAITIYSKPNCVQCTATYRAMDKAGLSYETVDISLDAQALEQVKSLGYAQAPVVVAGEDHWSGFRPDKIKTLALAVESVAV; encoded by the coding sequence ATGGCGATCACCATCTACAGCAAGCCCAACTGCGTCCAGTGCACGGCCACCTACCGCGCCATGGACAAGGCCGGCCTGTCCTACGAGACGGTGGACATCTCCCTGGACGCCCAGGCCCTCGAGCAGGTCAAGTCCCTGGGGTACGCCCAGGCCCCCGTCGTCGTCGCCGGAGAGGACCACTGGTCCGGCTTCCGTCCGGACAAGATCAAGACCCTCGCCCTGGCCGTCGAGTCCGTCGCGGTCTGA
- a CDS encoding MerR family transcriptional regulator — MNRHDNQAPPSGRPQGKRIGDVARETGIAAHVLRHWEDEGILKPARDSLGHRRYRPEELSRAAAVRRAQEAGFTLEQIRRFIRANAQERKALLNDHRSALSDQRERLTRAIGLVDGAMRTSPNTSCPYSV; from the coding sequence ATGAATCGTCATGACAACCAGGCTCCCCCTTCAGGCCGACCTCAAGGCAAGCGGATCGGCGACGTGGCCCGTGAGACCGGAATCGCAGCACACGTTCTACGGCACTGGGAGGACGAGGGGATCCTGAAGCCTGCGAGAGACTCCCTCGGGCACCGTCGGTATCGCCCTGAAGAACTCAGCCGTGCCGCAGCGGTGCGACGTGCGCAGGAGGCGGGGTTCACCCTGGAACAAATCAGACGCTTCATCCGAGCAAACGCACAGGAGCGCAAGGCCCTGCTGAACGATCACCGGTCGGCGCTCTCCGACCAGCGCGAGCGGCTCACTCGCGCCATCGGTCTCGTCGACGGCGCCATGCGCACATCCCCCAACACCTCCTGCCCATACAGTGTGTGA
- a CDS encoding L-serine ammonia-lyase codes for MTRRSLFTSSDAPDSAAASAAMAVTEPSDVARETALVSAALDSATPAALLAGAIDVEQAPRPLSVFDLMRIGIGPSSSHTVGPMRAGRAFSRELAEAVRPGGAGDSDAECASSAPGAGLPQPSRVTVELYGSLGATGRGHATDRAAVMGLAGYEPETVPAVVCESLMEEVEAAGELVVDGVGPIPFSPSVDIHFLPGRVLPYHVNGMTLTAYCASGAEILRRTYYSVGGGFVMEDVGTPGAPSIQALATASASQAHATPAPFPFTTSAAMLAICEREGLSVSDVVLANELSARSREEVMSYLDRLRATMRACIEAGMNAEGILPGGLGVRRRAKALHERLCAQSTGPGAAFTMADPLRGMDWVDLFALAVNEENAAGRRVVTAPTNGAAGIVPAVLAYYERFIPGADDDGARRFLLAATAVGGLIKTNASIAGAEVGCQGEVGSASSMAAAGLAEALGGTPAQVENAAEIAMEHNLGLTCDPVGGLVQIPCIERNAVAAVKAINAARMALWGEGRHAVSLDTVIETMRQTGEDMLAKYKETSRGGLAVNVVEC; via the coding sequence GTGACCCGCCGCAGCCTCTTCACCTCGTCAGACGCCCCCGATTCCGCAGCCGCTTCTGCGGCCATGGCGGTCACTGAGCCATCCGACGTCGCCCGGGAGACCGCGCTCGTCTCCGCGGCACTGGACTCGGCCACGCCCGCGGCCCTCCTGGCTGGGGCCATCGACGTCGAGCAGGCGCCCCGCCCGCTGAGCGTCTTCGACCTCATGCGCATCGGCATCGGTCCCTCCTCCTCCCACACCGTGGGGCCTATGCGGGCCGGCCGCGCCTTCAGCCGGGAGCTGGCCGAGGCGGTCCGCCCAGGCGGCGCGGGGGACTCCGACGCCGAGTGTGCCTCATCGGCCCCCGGCGCCGGCCTGCCGCAGCCCAGCCGCGTCACCGTCGAGCTCTACGGATCGCTGGGTGCCACCGGCCGCGGGCACGCCACTGACCGCGCCGCCGTCATGGGTCTGGCCGGCTACGAGCCCGAGACGGTCCCCGCCGTCGTGTGCGAGTCCCTCATGGAGGAGGTCGAGGCCGCCGGCGAGCTGGTGGTCGACGGCGTCGGTCCCATCCCCTTCAGCCCGAGCGTCGACATCCACTTCCTGCCCGGGCGGGTCCTGCCCTACCACGTCAACGGCATGACCCTGACCGCCTACTGCGCCAGCGGCGCCGAAATCCTGCGCCGCACCTACTACTCCGTGGGCGGCGGCTTCGTCATGGAGGACGTCGGCACCCCCGGGGCGCCGTCGATTCAGGCCCTGGCGACCGCCTCCGCCTCCCAGGCCCACGCCACCCCCGCGCCCTTCCCCTTCACCACGTCGGCCGCGATGCTGGCGATCTGCGAGCGCGAGGGCCTGAGCGTCTCCGACGTCGTCCTGGCCAACGAGCTCTCCGCCCGCAGCCGCGAGGAGGTCATGTCCTACCTGGACCGGCTGCGTGCCACGATGCGCGCCTGCATCGAGGCCGGTATGAACGCTGAGGGCATCCTGCCCGGCGGACTCGGGGTGCGTCGGCGTGCCAAGGCCCTCCATGAGCGGCTGTGCGCCCAGTCGACCGGTCCGGGTGCCGCCTTCACCATGGCCGACCCCCTGCGCGGCATGGACTGGGTGGACCTGTTCGCGCTCGCGGTCAACGAGGAGAATGCCGCCGGGCGCCGCGTGGTCACCGCCCCCACCAACGGCGCGGCCGGTATCGTGCCGGCGGTCCTGGCCTACTACGAGCGCTTCATCCCCGGGGCCGACGACGACGGCGCCCGCCGCTTCCTGTTGGCGGCGACGGCCGTGGGCGGGCTCATCAAGACCAATGCCTCGATCGCGGGGGCCGAGGTGGGCTGCCAGGGTGAGGTCGGATCGGCCTCCTCGATGGCGGCCGCCGGCCTGGCCGAGGCCCTGGGCGGGACGCCCGCCCAGGTCGAGAACGCCGCCGAGATCGCCATGGAGCACAACCTGGGGCTGACCTGCGACCCGGTGGGCGGACTCGTCCAGATCCCCTGCATCGAGCGCAACGCGGTAGCCGCCGTCAAGGCCATCAACGCCGCCCGCATGGCCCTGTGGGGCGAGGGCCGGCACGCCGTCAGCCTCGACACCGTCATCGAGACGATGCGCCAGACCGGCGAGGACATGCTCGCCAAGTACAAGGAGACCTCCCGCGGCGGCCTGGCCGTCAACGTCGTGGAGTGCTGA
- a CDS encoding carbohydrate-binding domain-containing protein, which yields MKTIKTTPTPIHRLRRRATGAVAFLAAIALAAGCSTSSASGNASASSSSDSDTTWTTISSSVATASTGASISDILGANASVEDASSPADDAGTPDTSSAATITLSGSSASASGSASSNVKVDGGTVTISGGGTYIISGELSNGRIVVNAPKADVRLVLKGASITSSDGPAIDIQDAGNAIVVLAKDSKNTLTDGVSYASGQEATAALFSSDTLTVTGTGQLDVTGSYKDGISSKNGLIITGNATITVKAADDGLRGKDYLVVESGTLTVESGGDALKSSEGDDETKGFISLGKASITLTSTDDAISATTDVTVKGTTLTITAGGGQANATVEEQAPPGQESTADSSTPSPKGINAGVSYTQDSGKVTVNAADEGLQAPFINVAGGELSIAAGDDGINASNGDHVIEGHENADSESDDGSVLTISGGEVEVSYASSDGIDSNGSAYVKGGIVVVSGQAGAMDGSVDANGESQLVGVTGSPSVSAGDTLTVTDASGSQVASLKVDFTAEAITVLGLTEGQQYTVATSSGGSATGTASALSAGTGGPMGGGAGGQGGQGGQPGDGQGQQPGGGQGQQPGGGQQSGNQSNQNSQSSTAQSS from the coding sequence ATGAAGACCATCAAGACGACGCCCACGCCCATCCACCGACTCCGCCGTCGTGCGACCGGAGCCGTCGCGTTCCTGGCCGCGATCGCCCTGGCGGCCGGTTGCTCGACCTCCTCGGCCTCCGGCAACGCCAGCGCCTCGAGCTCAAGTGATTCGGACACGACGTGGACGACGATCTCCTCATCGGTGGCCACGGCGTCGACCGGTGCGAGCATCTCCGACATCCTGGGGGCGAACGCCTCGGTGGAGGACGCCTCGAGCCCGGCGGACGACGCCGGGACCCCTGACACGTCGTCGGCCGCCACGATCACGCTGTCGGGATCATCGGCCTCAGCCAGCGGGTCGGCGTCGAGCAACGTGAAGGTCGATGGGGGCACCGTCACCATCAGCGGCGGCGGCACCTACATCATCAGCGGCGAGCTCAGCAACGGGCGGATCGTCGTCAACGCCCCCAAGGCGGACGTGCGCCTGGTCCTTAAGGGAGCAAGCATCACGAGCTCGGACGGGCCGGCCATCGACATCCAGGACGCCGGCAACGCGATCGTGGTCCTGGCCAAGGACTCCAAGAACACGCTGACCGACGGCGTGAGCTACGCCTCAGGGCAGGAGGCCACCGCCGCCCTGTTCTCCTCCGACACCCTCACCGTCACCGGGACCGGCCAGCTGGACGTGACCGGCTCCTACAAGGACGGCATCTCCTCCAAGAACGGCCTCATCATCACCGGGAACGCCACCATCACGGTCAAGGCCGCCGACGACGGACTGCGCGGCAAGGACTACCTGGTGGTGGAGTCCGGGACGCTGACGGTGGAGTCCGGGGGCGACGCCCTGAAGTCCAGTGAGGGCGACGATGAGACGAAGGGCTTCATCTCCCTGGGCAAGGCGAGCATCACGCTGACCTCCACCGACGACGCGATCTCGGCGACCACGGACGTCACTGTCAAGGGCACAACCCTGACAATCACTGCCGGCGGCGGCCAGGCCAACGCCACTGTTGAGGAGCAGGCCCCGCCCGGGCAGGAGTCGACGGCGGACTCCTCGACACCCTCACCCAAGGGCATCAACGCCGGGGTGAGCTACACGCAGGACTCCGGGAAGGTCACTGTCAATGCGGCCGATGAGGGGCTGCAGGCGCCGTTCATCAACGTGGCCGGCGGGGAGCTGTCCATCGCAGCGGGCGACGACGGCATCAACGCCTCCAACGGCGACCACGTCATCGAGGGGCACGAGAACGCCGACTCCGAGTCCGACGACGGCTCGGTGCTGACGATCAGCGGCGGCGAGGTGGAGGTCTCCTACGCCTCCTCCGACGGTATCGACTCCAACGGCTCCGCCTACGTCAAGGGCGGGATCGTCGTGGTCTCGGGACAGGCCGGTGCGATGGACGGCTCGGTGGACGCCAATGGCGAGAGCCAGCTCGTGGGGGTGACGGGCTCGCCGTCTGTGAGCGCGGGGGACACGCTGACCGTCACAGATGCTTCCGGGTCTCAGGTGGCCTCGCTCAAGGTGGACTTCACGGCTGAGGCGATCACGGTGCTGGGGCTCACGGAGGGCCAGCAGTACACGGTGGCGACGTCGTCGGGCGGCTCGGCCACGGGGACGGCCTCAGCGCTGTCGGCCGGGACGGGCGGCCCCATGGGTGGTGGCGCCGGTGGTCAGGGAGGCCAGGGCGGTCAGCCTGGTGACGGGCAGGGCCAGCAGCCCGGCGGGGGCCAGGGCCAGCAGCCCGGTGGCGGGCAGCAGTCCGGCAACCAGAGCAACCAGAACAGCCAGTCCAGCACCGCCCAGAGCAGCTGA
- a CDS encoding polyphosphate polymerase domain-containing protein produces MLNTDGINTITLAELNSEASLLTRMDRKYLVPPGDTQHVINHLAPRAQVLQIDGLRRFRYASTYFDTPGLDAFFLAARKRRRRYKIRTRTYLDSGLCFLEVKTNGSREATVKDRFKYDPDNADRVTPDGRLFVIERLVESGTCSSDEARTIADALVPVMDSTYSRTTLHLPHDEARATFDTQLTWDLFGPDGKRLGQGVSVDHLNVVETKNPSTASPTDRLLWNQGHRPARISKYATGLALLDASLPTNRWNRTIKRDLGRYWRQVRSRQLAA; encoded by the coding sequence GTGCTGAACACCGACGGCATCAACACGATCACCCTCGCCGAGCTCAACTCCGAGGCGAGCCTCCTGACTCGCATGGACCGCAAGTACCTGGTGCCCCCGGGAGACACCCAGCACGTCATCAACCACCTGGCCCCGCGGGCACAGGTCCTCCAGATCGACGGCCTGCGTCGCTTCCGCTACGCCTCGACCTACTTCGACACCCCCGGCCTGGACGCCTTCTTCCTGGCGGCCCGCAAGCGCCGTCGGCGTTACAAGATCCGCACCCGCACCTACCTGGACTCCGGCCTGTGCTTCCTGGAGGTCAAGACCAACGGGTCGCGCGAGGCCACGGTCAAGGACCGTTTCAAGTACGACCCCGACAACGCCGACCGCGTCACACCCGACGGTCGCCTGTTCGTCATTGAGCGCCTCGTGGAGTCCGGCACCTGCTCCTCGGACGAGGCGCGCACGATCGCCGATGCCCTCGTCCCGGTCATGGACTCCACCTACAGCCGTACCACCCTGCACCTGCCCCACGACGAGGCCCGCGCCACCTTCGACACCCAGCTCACCTGGGACCTGTTCGGCCCCGACGGGAAGCGCCTGGGGCAGGGCGTCTCAGTGGATCACCTCAACGTCGTCGAGACGAAGAACCCCTCCACGGCCTCCCCCACGGACCGTCTCCTGTGGAATCAGGGGCACCGACCGGCCCGGATCTCGAAGTACGCCACCGGGTTGGCCCTGTTGGACGCGAGCCTGCCCACCAACCGGTGGAACCGCACCATCAAGCGGGACCTGGGGCGCTACTGGCGTCAGGTCCGGTCGCGCCAGCTCGCGGCCTGA
- a CDS encoding DUF4956 domain-containing protein produces MSLTTLTYIAADLIALAVLVGALYAPRHSRKDLMAAYIGVNVGVLAVTLLLSTASVAAGLGLGLFGVLSIIRLRSTELAQHEVAYFFAALALGLLGGIQTAPIGMVAALMGTVVAALWVGDHPALMRRNRHQVIVLDHAITNETALIAHLERTLGGQVRSVEIQRLDLVDDTTTVDVRFRVPRHTPAELEIATAFDDVAPAAQPATEPTAAVAREAQTAQPWSGTRLNAAQAGSRPEPVEAQPLTVAPAAQYVTRSSSQVASPAAVASR; encoded by the coding sequence ATGAGCCTGACCACCCTGACCTACATCGCCGCCGACCTGATCGCCCTCGCCGTCCTGGTCGGAGCCCTCTACGCCCCGCGCCACTCGCGCAAGGACCTCATGGCCGCCTATATCGGCGTCAACGTGGGCGTCCTGGCCGTCACCCTGCTGCTGTCGACGGCGAGCGTCGCGGCCGGCCTGGGGCTGGGGCTCTTCGGCGTCCTGTCCATCATCCGCCTGCGCTCCACCGAGCTGGCCCAGCACGAGGTCGCCTACTTCTTCGCGGCCCTCGCCCTGGGGCTGCTCGGCGGCATCCAGACCGCACCCATCGGGATGGTGGCGGCCCTCATGGGCACCGTCGTCGCCGCCCTGTGGGTCGGCGACCACCCCGCGCTCATGCGCCGCAACCGTCACCAGGTGATCGTCCTCGACCACGCCATCACCAACGAGACCGCGCTCATCGCCCACCTGGAGCGCACCCTGGGCGGGCAGGTCCGCTCGGTGGAGATCCAGCGCCTCGACCTGGTCGACGACACCACCACCGTTGACGTCCGCTTCCGGGTGCCGCGCCACACTCCCGCTGAGCTTGAGATCGCTACGGCCTTCGACGACGTCGCCCCTGCCGCGCAGCCTGCCACCGAGCCGACCGCTGCCGTCGCCCGCGAGGCGCAGACCGCCCAGCCCTGGAGCGGCACGCGCCTGAACGCCGCGCAAGCCGGCTCCCGCCCCGAGCCCGTCGAGGCCCAGCCCCTCACCGTGGCGCCGGCCGCCCAGTACGTCACCCGCTCCAGCAGTCAGGTGGCCTCGCCCGCCGCCGTGGCCTCGCGCTGA
- a CDS encoding MBL fold metallo-hydrolase produces the protein MTIHHLNCGTLHPPSQLLVNGRGRLTAPATLVCHCLVVQTGKYWTLVDAGLGSADLRNPRDRLGDTFLRRVRPALNPTEPAIMQVQALGIDPHDVRSIVLTHHDVDHVGGIADFPWAHVYVSRAQIDLIIPALRKDMVHRLHPVQWSHTPQLQPVTLSETWRSRPSFRINDNLSLVALDGHIEGHCAVVIDRENKPTLIHAGDAVMDVKTELFGGRAPLGLRVFQHMTRTDAQAWRESRAWLKECVEDGIDIICAHEPHPLLS, from the coding sequence ATGACGATTCATCATCTCAACTGTGGCACACTTCATCCGCCGAGCCAACTCCTTGTGAACGGTCGAGGACGTCTGACCGCTCCCGCGACACTCGTATGTCACTGCCTTGTCGTGCAGACAGGAAAGTACTGGACGCTCGTCGATGCCGGACTGGGATCAGCCGACCTGCGTAATCCCCGCGATCGCTTAGGCGATACCTTCTTGCGCAGGGTTCGCCCCGCCCTCAACCCTACAGAGCCCGCGATCATGCAGGTTCAGGCACTCGGTATCGATCCGCACGACGTGAGAAGCATCGTCCTTACCCATCACGATGTCGATCATGTGGGAGGTATTGCGGACTTCCCGTGGGCGCACGTCTACGTGTCACGCGCTCAGATCGACCTCATCATTCCCGCGCTGCGCAAGGATATGGTGCACAGGCTTCATCCCGTTCAGTGGTCGCATACACCGCAGTTGCAGCCTGTCACCTTGTCGGAGACGTGGCGTTCACGCCCCTCTTTCAGGATCAATGACAACCTGAGCCTGGTGGCGCTTGATGGGCACATTGAAGGGCACTGTGCGGTTGTCATTGACCGGGAGAACAAGCCCACTCTTATTCACGCCGGCGATGCGGTGATGGATGTCAAGACCGAGCTCTTCGGTGGACGTGCTCCCCTGGGGCTCAGGGTATTTCAGCACATGACACGGACCGATGCGCAAGCATGGCGAGAATCAAGGGCCTGGCTCAAGGAATGTGTGGAGGACGGGATCGACATCATCTGTGCTCACGAGCCGCACCCTCTTCTTTCCTGA
- a CDS encoding DUF4956 domain-containing protein — protein sequence MQQVLNDLPLTLAYIGADLVALAILVGALYIPRHGRRDLVAAYIGVNVGVLAVTLLLSTSDNVGAGLGLGLFGVLSIIRLRSSSLAQGEVAYFFAALALGLLGGIKTHLIIVTILMALILASLWVGDHPALMRRNRNQVVTLDRAISDENELITELEDLLGAQVRSVDLKSLDLVNDTTIVEVHYRLSPRSRAARPAQPPAPQVQQEKAAQGPHLVQEAPPQAPVQVAAQAASQAQPASQQLWPEAPVADSAARAATAPPRYDWITGHRQQRISQHSQQHAQVSNPPSLVQPRYN from the coding sequence ATGCAGCAGGTGTTGAACGATCTACCACTGACACTGGCCTACATCGGTGCCGACCTGGTGGCGCTCGCCATCCTGGTCGGGGCCCTCTACATTCCGCGCCACGGACGCCGAGACCTCGTGGCCGCCTATATCGGCGTCAACGTCGGCGTCCTGGCTGTCACCCTGCTGCTGTCAACGAGCGACAACGTCGGGGCCGGACTGGGCCTGGGACTCTTCGGCGTCCTGTCCATCATCCGCCTGCGCTCCTCCTCCCTGGCCCAGGGGGAGGTGGCCTACTTCTTCGCGGCCCTGGCCCTTGGCCTGCTCGGCGGCATCAAGACCCACCTCATCATCGTCACCATCCTCATGGCTCTCATCCTCGCCTCCCTGTGGGTGGGTGACCACCCGGCACTCATGCGCCGCAACCGCAACCAGGTCGTCACCCTTGACCGAGCCATCAGCGATGAGAACGAGCTCATCACCGAGCTCGAGGACCTACTCGGCGCCCAGGTGCGCAGCGTCGACCTCAAGAGCCTGGACCTGGTCAATGACACCACCATCGTCGAGGTCCACTATCGACTGTCTCCTCGCTCCCGTGCAGCGAGGCCCGCTCAGCCACCGGCCCCCCAGGTGCAGCAGGAGAAGGCGGCGCAGGGTCCCCACCTGGTCCAGGAGGCTCCGCCTCAGGCCCCTGTTCAGGTCGCTGCTCAGGCCGCCAGCCAGGCCCAGCCCGCCAGTCAGCAGCTCTGGCCCGAGGCCCCCGTGGCCGACAGCGCCGCGAGAGCCGCCACCGCACCACCCCGGTACGACTGGATCACCGGTCACCGCCAGCAGCGCATCTCCCAGCACTCCCAGCAGCACGCCCAGGTGAGCAACCCTCCATCCTTGGTGCAGCCCCGCTACAACTGA